The nucleotide sequence CAACAGGGTGCGCGCCAGGTGGCGCTCCAGCTCGGCGATGCGCCGGCTGGCGGCCGAGGTCACGACGTTTTCGCGCTCCGCCGCCTTGGAAAGGCTTTTTTCCTCGACGGCGGCGACGAAGATTTCCAGCGCGGGGACGTCGAGCTTTTTCATGAGCGCCCGCCCCGCGAAGCCGTCAGCGCTTGGCGGACTCGGTTTCCAGGCGCAGCTTGCGGGTGATGTACCACTGCTGCAGGATGGACAGCGTGTTATTCACGCACCAGTACAGCACCAGGCCGGCCGGGAACATGAACATCATGCCGCCGAACACCAGGGGCATGATCATCATGACCTTGGCCTGCACGGGATCCGGCGGCGTCGGGTTCAGCTTGATCTGCAGGAACATGGTGGCCATCATGATGGCCGGCAGGATGAAGTAGGGATCGTGCACGGACAGGTCGTGCACCCAGCCCAGCCATGGCGCGCCGCGCATCTCCACGCTGGCCAGCAGCACCCAGTACAGCGAGATGAACACCGGGATCTGCACCACCATGGGCAGGCAGCCGCCCAGGGGGTTGATCTTTTCGGTGCGGTACATCTCCATCATGGCGGCGTTCAGCTTCTGCTTGTCGTCGCCATATTTTTCCTTGAGCGCCTGCAGGCGCGGGGTGACCTGCTTCATGCGGGCCATGGAACGGTAGCTGGTGGCCGCCAGGGGGTAGAACAGCAGCTTGATCAGCACCGTCAGGGCGACGATGGTCCAGCCCCAGTTGCCCAGCAGCGAATGCAGCCACGTCATCAGCGCGAACAGCGGCTTGGCGATGATGGTCAGCCACCCGTAGTCGACTACCAGTTCCAGGCCGGGAGCCAGCGCCGCCATGGCCTTCTGGTCCTGCGGGCCCACCCACAGGTGCGCGTCGACACTGGCCGAGGCCCCGGGGGCGATCTCGCCCACGCCTTCGATGGTGCGGGCCGCGTACAGGTTGTCGCGCACCTGCAGCAGTTCGTTGGTGCGCGTCTTGCCCTGCGGGGGGATCCAGGCCGTGGCGAAGTAGTGCTGCACCACCGCGATCCAGCCGTTGTCGGCCTGCTTGATGTAGCTGGCCTTTTTCTTCTCGATGTCGGAGAACGTCGCCTTCTGGAATTTGTCCTGGTCCGAATACACCGCCATGCCGGTGAAGGTGTGATAGAAGCTGGACGTATCCGGCGGATTGTTGCCGTCGCGCTCCAATTGCAGGTACAGCGAGGGACGCGCCGGGTTGGCGCTGGTGTTCGTCATGTCGTGGCGGACATCGATGTCGTAGCGGCCACGGTGCAGCGTGTAGGTCTTGGTGACCTTCATGCCGCCGGATTCGGCCTCGAACACCACGGCCAGCGTGTCGCCGGTCATGCTGCGTTCCGAAGACACCATGCGGAACGGCGTCTGGTGCGTCGGGAAGCCGGGTTGGCCGGCCGCGCCCACGACCCCCGATTGCACGACGTAGCGCAGGTCGGCGCTATCGTCCAGCAGTACGGTGGGCTGGTCGTCGCGGTTGGCGTCGGGGTATTTCAGCAGCACGGCCTTCACCAGCTGCGCGCCGGTGGTGTCGAAGGTCAGGCGCAGCACGTCGGTGGTGATGACGATCTTCTGCGAATCCGCCTGGGCCCTGGCCGCCGCGGCAGGCACCGCGCCGGGCGCCGCGGAGGCGGGCTGGCCGGCGGCAGGCACGCTGGGGATCGTGGAGCTGTTGGCGGCGGGCGGCGTATCCGTCGTGGCGGGCTTGGCCGGCGCCTGGGCCGTTTGGGTGGCCGGCGGGGCGCCGAACAGCGACGGCTTTCCATTATGGACTTGCCAGTTGTTCCAAAGGAGCAACAGCGAGAAAGAGAAGATCATCCAGAGGATGGTTCGTCGGATATCCATGGTGCCTACAAGGTAAAAGCGGGACCGGCAAAGCCCGCCAGTTTAGCGTCAATCCTGCCGGGCGCGGTGGCCGCGGCCGCAGTGGCAGGGGCGGCCGGACCGCGGCGCGTCGGGGACGGGATCCAGCCCGCCGGGACTCCAGGGGTGGCAGCGGCCGATGCGCCGTACCGCCAGCCACAGGCCGTGCAAGGGTCCATGCGTTTCTATGGCCTCGATCGCATAGGCCGAGCAGCTGGGCGTAAAACGGCATTGCCGCCCCACCCACGGGCTGAGAAAGAACCGGTAAAACCGGATCGGCGCGATCAGCAAGGCCTTGATCATGGACGTGCTCACCCGGGATACCTTCAGGAGGACGAGCGTAGCAGTCGCCCGAAGTGAGCGTCTACTTCCGCGC is from Bordetella bronchialis and encodes:
- the yidC gene encoding membrane protein insertase YidC, with protein sequence MDIRRTILWMIFSFSLLLLWNNWQVHNGKPSLFGAPPATQTAQAPAKPATTDTPPAANSSTIPSVPAAGQPASAAPGAVPAAAARAQADSQKIVITTDVLRLTFDTTGAQLVKAVLLKYPDANRDDQPTVLLDDSADLRYVVQSGVVGAAGQPGFPTHQTPFRMVSSERSMTGDTLAVVFEAESGGMKVTKTYTLHRGRYDIDVRHDMTNTSANPARPSLYLQLERDGNNPPDTSSFYHTFTGMAVYSDQDKFQKATFSDIEKKKASYIKQADNGWIAVVQHYFATAWIPPQGKTRTNELLQVRDNLYAARTIEGVGEIAPGASASVDAHLWVGPQDQKAMAALAPGLELVVDYGWLTIIAKPLFALMTWLHSLLGNWGWTIVALTVLIKLLFYPLAATSYRSMARMKQVTPRLQALKEKYGDDKQKLNAAMMEMYRTEKINPLGGCLPMVVQIPVFISLYWVLLASVEMRGAPWLGWVHDLSVHDPYFILPAIMMATMFLQIKLNPTPPDPVQAKVMMIMPLVFGGMMFMFPAGLVLYWCVNNTLSILQQWYITRKLRLETESAKR
- the yidD gene encoding membrane protein insertion efficiency factor YidD, with protein sequence MIKALLIAPIRFYRFFLSPWVGRQCRFTPSCSAYAIEAIETHGPLHGLWLAVRRIGRCHPWSPGGLDPVPDAPRSGRPCHCGRGHRARQD